The genomic interval GGTTCTTCTCGTTCTTCGCGCACACCGGGGTGCTCTCCGTCCTCGAGCGTGAGGCGCCGCTCCCCACCCGTGTCTCGGGGTCGAGCGCCGGCGCCCTCGTGACGGGGGCATTCGCGGCGGGCCTCTCGTCGGACGCCCTCGCGGAGGAGCTCGTCCGGCTCGAGCGATCCCACTTCTGGGATCCGGGGCCGGGGCCGGGGCTCCTTCGTGGTCGTCGCTTCCAGGAGCGCCTCGAGGCGATGTTGCCGGTGCGGACGTTCGAGGAGTGTCGCATCCCCGCGGCCGTGTCGGTGTTCGACGTCCGTTCGCGTTCGACCCACGTGCGCTCCCGCGGCGAGCTCGCGCTCGCGTTGCGTGCATCGTGCACGGTTCCGTTCCTCTTCCATCCGGCGTGGGCCGGGCCACGCCCCCTCCTCGACGGCGGCATCCTCGACCGGCCCGGGCTCGCCGGCATGCCGAGCGGGGAGCGTGTGCTCTTCCATCACATCGTGTCGCGCTCCCCGTGGCGCTCCCGCGACAGCGAAGGCCTCAAGGTCCCGAAGCGCGAGGGCATGGTGACCTTGAAGATCCACGGCCTGCCACGTTCGGGGCCGTTCGCGCTCGCGGAGGGGCGACGGGCCCTCGACCTCGCACGAGCGG from Myxococcales bacterium carries:
- a CDS encoding patatin-like phospholipase family protein, translated to MAKTTLGAWLERPYALAMSSGFFSFFAHTGVLSVLEREAPLPTRVSGSSAGALVTGAFAAGLSSDALAEELVRLERSHFWDPGPGPGLLRGRRFQERLEAMLPVRTFEECRIPAAVSVFDVRSRSTHVRSRGELALALRASCTVPFLFHPAWAGPRPLLDGGILDRPGLAGMPSGERVLFHHIVSRSPWRSRDSEGLKVPKREGMVTLKIHGLPRSGPFALAEGRRALDLARAAALRALSLPIGDDGVVDVEVA